Proteins encoded together in one Bombus affinis isolate iyBomAffi1 chromosome 2, iyBomAffi1.2, whole genome shotgun sequence window:
- the LOC126926639 gene encoding uncharacterized protein LOC126926639 yields MDRVQTNLVYHCLLLLVCVSHASMSESTLDEIETLPETKKYEDASTLGTAVQAYRHPRMYRRGYHEDHGSMYKDDHDDHHDDHMKDEEQAMKAMGNGKSDYWGGYYDFLINEGSYKFWAVFQLATAALLIYSGFAALYYAKVNPPTIDDEFDDILRRRKRRALSIFPRDKSFCGLDSATFQRIIDAVAREIH; encoded by the exons ATGG ACAGAGTACAAACAAATTTAGTCTATCACTGTCTTCTGCTTCTTGTTTGCGTTTCCCATGCCTCAATGAGTGAATCGACTTTAGACGAAATCGAAACACTTCCGGAGACCAAGAAATACGAAGATGCTTCGACGCTCGGCACTGCTGTACAGGCATACAG ACATCCAAGGATGTATCGGCGCGGTTACCACGAGGACCACGGGTCCATGTATAAGGATGACCACGATGATCATCACGACGATCATATGAAAGACGAGGAACAGGCTATGAAAGCCATGGGGAATGGAAAATCTGATTATTGGGGCGGTTACTATGATTTTCTGATAAACGAGGGTAGTTATAAATTCTGGGCCGTGTTTCAA CTTGCCACCGCAGCTCTTCTCATCTATAGCGGCTTTGCGGCGCTTTATTACGCCAAGGTAAATCCGCCAACGATAGACGACGAGTTCGACGATATTTTACGTCGACGGAAGCGTAGAGCGTTGTCCATCTTCCCGCGAGATAAATCATTCTGCGGTTTGGACAGTGCCACTTTTCAGAGGATAATCGACGCGGTCGCCAGAGAAATTCACTGA
- the LOC126926383 gene encoding uncharacterized protein LOC126926383 has protein sequence MMLIKSFFRRIIKDFRHKELLPLKMIFFVQASTLYVLYPYLTIHMRELGINVEETAIMSAITPVIAMVMPPLAGMFADRVGNFKILLSLFSSFGGVAALLLLLVPIGRITVEFPDRVVMDLGCTGNNGLLYTMSENHPCETSLQSKISTRIESCGYMCRLDVRNDTEVQSILSSRLYTIKRYNMETGANSSFRFSIAQNELPQEIEEDLREHRKLKNNEYFRTSIRQLYANEYFFPSNRLYEFSCTVSGFIEDFEISTLEPAMSNRIYENRTLCTFNPVISRKDNASRTTNYHSYKSKLKTLEATDEDHGMKRRRYLSEEIAWTGNEFQKITCGNPDLDTDRISVTLPLFNYSLSSEPYKILNAEDCSKRCIVTAPRKEMCSNKKTVIEYNIGVTFWMYFAVRVFIGVIGGTTFAMFEGAVIAILREQKADYGLQRIYGSIGGMISSPLSGLLIDYASIGKEYTDFRPAFYLYAGLKLISGLLMLAINLEFKSPSTNVVRDVFTVLRNIEAAALFIACFILGTAWGYIESFLFWLIQDLGGSRSLMGITITVGGIAGIPLLVLSGPIISKIGHANVLFIGFVFYAIRLCGYSLIYNPWHTLIFEALESVTLSLSFTAAVTYAAKLSTTTTDSSIQGLLGGVYYGVGKGSGSLIGGYLMKAFGTRPTYRIFAMITLITGIMYYIFNVAYLKKQPQVEGNDIVKKKPKNVGNQNGVENGIIEIALEEKKGAKYDDDKNESSNLAGIDNQAFSKEETDNRKTSSLEAINNAKNLDKIEKMPSETSKKKFGVKRLKRMQTDERDRAKECSKQNGATNQSFENDQFRCNVTVERQPEDKK, from the exons ATGATGCTGATCAAGAGTTTCTTCCGGAGGATCatcaaagacttccggcacaaGGAGTTGCTACCTCTTAAAATGATATTCTTCGTTCAAGCATCGA CGCTTTATGTACTTTATCCATATTTGACGATACACATGAGGGAGCTTGGCATAAACGTGGAAGAAACTGCCATAATGAGCGCCATAACGCCAGTGATCGCAATGGTGATGCCACCCTTGGCTGGAATGTTCGCCGATCGCGTGGGAAATTTCAAA ATCTTATTATCTCTGTTCTCATCGTTCGGCGGAGTCGCGGCCCTTTTATTGCTGCTCGTGCCGATCGGTAGGATAACAGTGGAATTTCCAGACAGAGTCGTTATGGACCTCGGCTGTACAGGGAATAATGGGTTGCTTTACACCATGAGCGAAAATCATCCTTGCGAGACCAGCTTGCAGTCCAAGATCTCCACCAGGATAGAGAGTTGCGG TTACATGTGTCGTCTAGACGTTCGTAATGACACCGAAGTGCAGTCAATTTTGTCGTCAAGGCTGTACACGATTAAACGATACAACATGGAAACTGGCGCGAATTCTTCGTTCAGGTTTTCGATCGCTCAGAATGAATTGCCACAG GAAATAGAAGAAGACCTAAGGGAGCACCGGAAGCTAAAGAACAACGAGTACTTCAGGACGTCGATTCGTCAACTGTATGCAAACGAGTACTTCTTTCCATCGAATCGACTGTACGAGTTTTCATGCACCGTGTCGGGATTTATCGAAGATTTCGAAATATCGACCCTAGAACCTGCCATGTCGAACAGAATATACGAGAACCGAACTCTCTGCACTTTCAATCCGGTTATATCACGAAAG GACAATGCCAGTCGAACGACGAATTATCATTCGTACAAATCGAAGTTGAAAACGTTGGAAGCCACGGACGAAGATCACGGGATGAAACGACGAAGATACCTATCGGAAGAAATCGCGTGGACAGGAAACGAATTTCAAAAGATCACTTGTGGCAATCCTGATCTGGATACAGACAGGATATCTGTGACTCTGCCACTTTTTAATTACTCCTTGAGCTCCGAGCCTTACAAGATCCTAAACGCGGAAGACTGCAGCAAAAGATGTATCGTCACTGCGCCTCGTAAGGAGATGTGCTCGAACAAGAAGACAGTGATCGAATACAACATAGGAGTAACTTTCTGGATGTATTTCGCCGTTAGAGTGTTTATCG GTGTCATCGGTGGAACTACGTTCGCTATGTTCGAGGGTGCGGTGATCGCTATATTGCGCGAACAGAAGGCCGATTACGGTCTTCAAAGAATTTACGGCAGTATCGGTGGCATGATTTCGTCGCCACTATCTGGTCTGCTTATCGATTACGCGAGCATCGGCAAAGAGTACACGGACTTCAG GCCAGCGTTTTATTTGTACGCAGGCTTGAAGCTTATCTCAGGGCTGTTAATGCTCGCCATTAATTTGGAATTCAAATCACCGTCTACAAATGTGGTTCGCGACGTTTTCACCGTGCTAAGGAACATCGAGGCCGCGGCTCTCTTTATCGCCTGTTTCATTCTCG GCACTGCTTGGGGATACATCGAATCGTTCCTCTTTTGGTTGATACAAGATTTAGGAGGATCAAGATCACTCATGGGCATCACCATAACCGTAGGCGGTATTGCCGGTATACCATTACTGGTACTATCTGGTCCAATCATATCAAAGATCGGCCATGCCAATGTACTTTTTATAGGCTTCGTTTTTTACGCCATAAGACTTTGCG GATACTCCTTGATATACAATCCTTGGCATACTCTTATTTTCGAAGCGTTAGAATCTGTCACCTTGTCGCTTAGTTTCACCGCCGCTGTTACTTACGCAGCGAAATTATCCACCACGACCACTGACAGTTCGATACAGGGATTATTAGGTGGAGTTTATTACGGAGTCG GCAAAGGTTCAGGAAGCTTGATCGGTGGATATCTAATGAAAGCCTTTGGCACTCGACCAACCTATCGAATCTTCGCAATGATAACTCTCATCACCGGTATAATGTACTACATCTTCAACGTGGCTTACCTGAAAAAGCAGCCACAAGTGGAAGGTAACGACATCGTGAAGAAAAAGCCGAAGAACGTAGGCAATCAAAACGGTGTTGAAAATGGCATCATCGAGATCGCTTTGGAGGAAAAGAAAGGCGCGAAATACGACGATGATAAGAACGAATCGAGCAATCTAGCCGGAATCGACAATCAGGCTTTTAGCAAGGAAGAAACGGATAATCGAAAGACGAGCAGTCTGGAAGCTATCAATAACGCGAAGAACCTTGACAAAATCGAGAAAATGCCATCCGAAACGAGTAAGAAGAAGTTCGGTGTGAAGAGGTTGAAAAGGATGCAAACCGACGAACGTGATCGAGCGAAGGAATGCTCGAAGCAGAACGGCGCGACGAATCAAAGCTTTGAGAACGATCAATTTAGGTGTAACGTCACCGTAGAGAGACAACCGGAAGACAAGAAGTGA
- the LOC126926592 gene encoding uncharacterized protein LOC126926592 isoform X3, whose translation MIRAFISLFLASLSIVSVLPQVTSYAKVSRNGQEEPQADNDPWIVRNGTEAEGRSIKNIAITMSPVYISPKIQNLRNGEAIDYSPGRRYSTLDHELIAQLNAKKQIQDRYHPAPLLNYKSKKEPSKDTEDSSKPSSGPNGPPTGPSSSGMFEFSNPTFSESYDYKPLDYPSSKPISKPPDYLSDKPISKPMSMDDYADSEISDKPPDSYKPDSYFASHDHDSSDYSDNPPDTSYDNDAAPKPIKYSGHLDHPPFNDNDNDDDDSYGQHHDFHHEVIYDHIPEYHEHHTMPPEMNDQRLNKRPYSYYYVGKKL comes from the exons ATGATACGCGCATTTATCTCGCTGTTTTTAGCGAGTCTGTCGATCGTCTCGGTCTTGCCCCAAGTGACGTCATATGCGAAAGTGTCGAGGAATGGTCAAGAAGAACCGCAAGCAGACAACGATCCGTGGATCGTCAG AAATGGAACGGAAGCGGAAGGTAGGAGTATCAAGAACATCGCGATCACTATGTCACCGGTTTATATTTCACCGAAAATCCAGAATCTGAGGAACGGCGAAGCGATCGACTATTCCCCTGGTAGAAG ATACTCGACGTTGGACCACGAATTAATAGCACAATTGAACGCAAAGAAACAGATTCAGGATAGATACCATCCAGCACCGCTGCTTAACTACAAATCCAAGAAGGAACCATCGAAAGACACGGAGGATAGTTCGAAACCTTCGAGCGGCCCGAATGGCCCACCGACCGGTCCATCGTCTTCGGGTATGTTTGAATTTTCTAATCCAACGTTTTCAGAGAGCTACGACTATAAGCCGCTGGATTACCCGAGCAGTAAGCCGATTTCAAAGCCGCCGGATTACCTCAGTGACAAACCGATCTCCAAGCCAATGTCCATGGACGATTACGCAGATTCTGAGATAAGCGACAAG CCACCAGATTCCTACAAACCGGATTCCTACTTCGCGTCCCACGACCATGACTCCTCCGACTACTCCGACAATCCGCCCGACACGTCTTACGACAATGACGCAGCACCGAAACCGATCAAGTATTCCGGCCATTTGGATCATCCTCCCTtcaacgacaacgacaacgacgacgacgactctTATGGCCAGCATCACGACTTCCATCACGAGGTGATCTACGATCACATTCCTGAATACCACGAGCACCACACAATGCCACCAGAAATGAACGATCAAAGATTGAACAAGAGGCCGTATTCGTATTACTACGTAGGCAAGAAGCTTTG A
- the LOC126926588 gene encoding nucleoside diphosphate kinase 7, with the protein MSVDHNEKYIFEAEWYDKIACVLKKFYLYYYPFDNTVELFDIKNRKTFLRRTKCEGIQAKDFYVGATVTIFSRSIRITDYADCTTRIKLQTKMQKTFAMVKPTVVDKLGEILKHIIASQFHIANIKMVRLSQEEATDLYRDKEEPNIAYIVNYLTSGPIVALELLGDHAITRWQEVMGPEDPREAVAKAPSSLRACYGKDNIVNAVYGSDNEETAEKELQFFFPNPKSGKKGPVNTATLENCTCCIIKPHVVQAKLIGNIIDDVQKAGYTISAVQQFFVNLFDAEEFLEVYKGVLPDYAAMVGELQSGPCIVMEIKHKEEKHDVQGEFRKLCGPMDPDIARQVRPDTLRAKYGKTKVQNAVHCSDLPEDGILEVEYFFKILDSS; encoded by the exons ATGTCGGTGGAccataatgaaaaatatattttcgaaGCTGAATGGTACGACAAAATAGCCTGCGTTTTAAAGAAGTTTTATCTATATTATTATCCATTCGATAATACGGTTGAATTG ttTGATATAAAAAACAGGAAAACATTTCTAAGAAGGACAAAATGCGAAGGAATTCAGGCAAAAGATTTTTATGTAGGTGCCACTGTAACAATATTTTCAAGGAGTATAAGGATAACAGATTATGCGGATTGTACTACACGAATAAAATTGCAAACAAAAATGCAAAA AACATTTGCAATGGTGAAACCTACTGTTGTTGATAAGTTAggagaaatattaaaacataTAATTGCCTCTCAATTTCATATTGCCAATATTAAAATGGTCAGATTATCGCAAGAAGAGGCAACAGACTTATATCGAGATAAAGAGGAGCCCAATATAGC GTATATAGTGAATTATCTCACTTCTGGTCCTATTGTAGCTTTAGAACTATTAGGTGATCATGCAATTACACGTTGGCAAGAAGTGATGGGACCGGAAGATCCCAGGGAAGCTGTTGCAAAAGCCCCATCTTCCCTCAGAGCATGTTATGGTAAAGATAATATTGTCAATGCGGTATATGGTTCTGACAATGAGGAAACAGCAGAAAAA GAATTACAATTTTTCTTCCCTAATCCAAAAAGTGGTAAAAAGGGACCAGTGAATACAGcaacattagaaaattgtacttGCTGTATTATTAAACCACATGTCGTCCAAGCTAAACTAATTG GAAATATTATCGATGATGTGCAAAAAGCTGGTTATACTATCTCTGCTGTACAACAATTTTTTGTCAATCTATTTGACGCGGAGGAATTTTTAGAAGTTTATAAGGGGGTTCTTCCCGATTATGCG GCCATGGTAGGAGAACTACAATCAGGACCATGTATTGTTATGGAAATAAAacataaagaagaaaaacatgatgtccaaggagaatttagaaaatTGTGCGGACCTATGGATCCa GATATTGCACGGCAAGTGAGACCAGATACTCTTCGAGCAAAGTACGGAAAGACAAAGGTACAAAATGCTGTACATTGTTCTGACTTACCGGAAGATGGAATATTAGag GTGGAATACTTTTTTAAGATTCTTGACAGCAGCTAG
- the LOC126926530 gene encoding dynein assembly factor with WDR repeat domains 1-like, with the protein MKLLKFLLRYFPPGLALEYTQGGDVKTKMIDLLDLSAETDIRALAESIKATEPVITESVMEQLVETLQKLQAKVCETNAKRYYKYKTLQTHLLPLTNVAFDKLGKRCLTGSYDRTCKVWDIDSGAELLTLEGHKNVVYTVSFNNPISDKIVTGSFDKTARIWCSRTGHCFLTMWGHNAGITVAKFSPSYNKIGTASLDTTSKIFELTTGEELGTLRGHTAEIIALHFNNDGAQMITGSFDGTVNIWDTRTFSRTSVLIGHRSELSNCVYNFDCSLIASSSMDKTAKVWDTRMNSCLATLRGHDDEVLDLTFDNNGKKLATASSDTTARVWDVSTNFQQLASMRGHREEVSKVCFSPNSQHLLTSSLDETSKLWSLESGCCIQTLDGHTDDVFSCAFSYNGDTIITASKDNTCMIWR; encoded by the exons ATGAAGCTGCTAAAGTTTTTGCTTCGTTATTTTCCGCCAG GTCTCGCTTTGGAGTACACACAGGGCGGAGATGTCAAGACAAAAATGATCGATCTTCTGGATCTGTCTGCCGA AACGGACATAAGAGCATTAGCGGAGAGTATAAAAGCGACCGAGCCCGTAATAACCGAAAGTGTAATGGAGCAGTTAGTGGAGACCCTGCAGAAGCTGCAAGCCAAAGTTTGCGAAACAAACGCCAAGCGCTACTACAAATACAAAACCTTGCAGACCCATCTTCTACCCCTTACGAATGTAGCGTTCGATAAACTAGGTAAAAG ATGCCTGACAGGCAGCTATGACCGAACGTGTAAAGTTTGGGACATTGACAGTGGAGCGGAGCTTCTTACTCTCGAAGGCCATAAGAATGTGGTCTACACCGTGTCCTTCAACAACCCAATTTC AGACAAAATCGTAACCGGATCCTTTGACAAGACAGCTAGGATTTGGTGTTCTCGAACAGGCCACTGTTTCCTAACCATGTGGGGACATAACGCTGGAATAACTGTCGCGAAATTCTCACCCAGTTACAACAAAATCGGGACGGCTTCCCTAGACACGACGTCAAAGATATTTGAGTTAACAACAG GCGAGGAATTAGGAACGTTGAGGGGTCACACGGCAGAAATAATCGCTTTACATTTCAACAACGATGGGGCTCAAATGATAACAGGTTCTTTCGACGGTACTGTTAATATTTGGGATACGAGAACGTTCAG TCGCACAAGCGTTTTAATCGGTCATCGATCGGAATTATCAAATTGCGTCTATAACTTTGACTGCTCGTTAATCGCCTCGTCGTCCATGGACAAAACGGCCAAAGTTTGGGACACGAGGATGAATTCCTGCTTGGCCACTCTGCGAGGCCACGACGACGAGGTCCTGGACTTGACCTTCGACAACAACGGGAAAAAGTTGGCGACCGCGAGCAGCGACACCACTGCTCGAGTTTGGGATGTGAGCACCAATTTTCAGCAGTTAGCCTCGATGAGAGGCCACCGAGAAGAAGTCTCGAAAG TCTGCTTCAGTCCAAATAGTCAACATCTGCTGACGTCATCGTTGGATGAGACGTCAAAATTATGGTCTTTGGAGAGTGGATGCTGTATACAAACGCTAGATGGTCACACAGACGATGTCTTCAGTTGCGCCTTTTCCTATAACGGCGATACTATTATCACGGCAAGCAAAGATAATACTTGCATGATTTGGAGATGA
- the LOC126926592 gene encoding uncharacterized protein LOC126926592 isoform X1, with translation MIRAFISLFLASLSIVSVLPQVTSYAKVSRNGQEEPQADNDPWIVRNGTEAEGRSIKNIAITMSPVYISPKIQNLRNGEAIDYSPGRRYSTLDHELIAQLNAKKQIQDRYHPAPLLNYKSKKEPSKDTEDSSKPSSGPNGPPTGPSSSGMFEFSNPTFSESYDYKPLDYPSSKPISKPPDYLSDKPISKPMSMDDYADSEISDKPPDSYKPDSYFASHDHDSSDYSDNPPDTSYDNDAAPKPIKYSGHLDHPPFNDNDNDDDDSYGQHHDFHHEVIYDHIPEYHEHHTMPPEMNDQRLNKRPYSYYYVGKKLWYVPLYFSIYFIIYIAALVLKSIARHKITFPAHLADAVAHTRSYSDFSWWDFAGETLRSVESFVDKYGKIS, from the exons ATGATACGCGCATTTATCTCGCTGTTTTTAGCGAGTCTGTCGATCGTCTCGGTCTTGCCCCAAGTGACGTCATATGCGAAAGTGTCGAGGAATGGTCAAGAAGAACCGCAAGCAGACAACGATCCGTGGATCGTCAG AAATGGAACGGAAGCGGAAGGTAGGAGTATCAAGAACATCGCGATCACTATGTCACCGGTTTATATTTCACCGAAAATCCAGAATCTGAGGAACGGCGAAGCGATCGACTATTCCCCTGGTAGAAG ATACTCGACGTTGGACCACGAATTAATAGCACAATTGAACGCAAAGAAACAGATTCAGGATAGATACCATCCAGCACCGCTGCTTAACTACAAATCCAAGAAGGAACCATCGAAAGACACGGAGGATAGTTCGAAACCTTCGAGCGGCCCGAATGGCCCACCGACCGGTCCATCGTCTTCGGGTATGTTTGAATTTTCTAATCCAACGTTTTCAGAGAGCTACGACTATAAGCCGCTGGATTACCCGAGCAGTAAGCCGATTTCAAAGCCGCCGGATTACCTCAGTGACAAACCGATCTCCAAGCCAATGTCCATGGACGATTACGCAGATTCTGAGATAAGCGACAAG CCACCAGATTCCTACAAACCGGATTCCTACTTCGCGTCCCACGACCATGACTCCTCCGACTACTCCGACAATCCGCCCGACACGTCTTACGACAATGACGCAGCACCGAAACCGATCAAGTATTCCGGCCATTTGGATCATCCTCCCTtcaacgacaacgacaacgacgacgacgactctTATGGCCAGCATCACGACTTCCATCACGAGGTGATCTACGATCACATTCCTGAATACCACGAGCACCACACAATGCCACCAGAAATGAACGATCAAAGATTGAACAAGAGGCCGTATTCGTATTACTACGTAGGCAAGAAGCTTTGGTACGTTCCACTGTACTTCAGCATTTATTTTATCATCTACATCGCGGCTCTGGTGTTGAAGAGCATCGCCAGACACAAGATCACGTTCCCTGCGCATCTAGCGGATGCTGTGGCGCATACAAGATCGTACAGTGATTTTAGTTGGTGGGATTTTGCGGGAGAAACGCTGCGGAGTGTCGAGAGCTTCGTCGACAAGTATGGAAAGATTTCTTAG
- the LOC126926592 gene encoding uncharacterized protein LOC126926592 isoform X2, producing MSPVYISPKIQNLRNGEAIDYSPGRRYSTLDHELIAQLNAKKQIQDRYHPAPLLNYKSKKEPSKDTEDSSKPSSGPNGPPTGPSSSGMFEFSNPTFSESYDYKPLDYPSSKPISKPPDYLSDKPISKPMSMDDYADSEISDKPPDSYKPDSYFASHDHDSSDYSDNPPDTSYDNDAAPKPIKYSGHLDHPPFNDNDNDDDDSYGQHHDFHHEVIYDHIPEYHEHHTMPPEMNDQRLNKRPYSYYYVGKKLWYVPLYFSIYFIIYIAALVLKSIARHKITFPAHLADAVAHTRSYSDFSWWDFAGETLRSVESFVDKYGKIS from the exons ATGTCACCGGTTTATATTTCACCGAAAATCCAGAATCTGAGGAACGGCGAAGCGATCGACTATTCCCCTGGTAGAAG ATACTCGACGTTGGACCACGAATTAATAGCACAATTGAACGCAAAGAAACAGATTCAGGATAGATACCATCCAGCACCGCTGCTTAACTACAAATCCAAGAAGGAACCATCGAAAGACACGGAGGATAGTTCGAAACCTTCGAGCGGCCCGAATGGCCCACCGACCGGTCCATCGTCTTCGGGTATGTTTGAATTTTCTAATCCAACGTTTTCAGAGAGCTACGACTATAAGCCGCTGGATTACCCGAGCAGTAAGCCGATTTCAAAGCCGCCGGATTACCTCAGTGACAAACCGATCTCCAAGCCAATGTCCATGGACGATTACGCAGATTCTGAGATAAGCGACAAG CCACCAGATTCCTACAAACCGGATTCCTACTTCGCGTCCCACGACCATGACTCCTCCGACTACTCCGACAATCCGCCCGACACGTCTTACGACAATGACGCAGCACCGAAACCGATCAAGTATTCCGGCCATTTGGATCATCCTCCCTtcaacgacaacgacaacgacgacgacgactctTATGGCCAGCATCACGACTTCCATCACGAGGTGATCTACGATCACATTCCTGAATACCACGAGCACCACACAATGCCACCAGAAATGAACGATCAAAGATTGAACAAGAGGCCGTATTCGTATTACTACGTAGGCAAGAAGCTTTGGTACGTTCCACTGTACTTCAGCATTTATTTTATCATCTACATCGCGGCTCTGGTGTTGAAGAGCATCGCCAGACACAAGATCACGTTCCCTGCGCATCTAGCGGATGCTGTGGCGCATACAAGATCGTACAGTGATTTTAGTTGGTGGGATTTTGCGGGAGAAACGCTGCGGAGTGTCGAGAGCTTCGTCGACAAGTATGGAAAGATTTCTTAG